The genomic DNA CCGCCAATCCGAATACTCTGCGAGAAAACCACACCATTAAGGGATAAAATCGCTACCTCAGTGGTACCCCCTCCAATATCGACAATCATACTGGCCGTTGGTTCATCAATGGGGAGGCCTACGCCAATCGCAGCAGCCATGGGCTCTTGCAACAGCAAGACATCGCGCGCCCCCGCGTGGATTGCAGACTCCCGGACAGCTCGGCGCTCGACTTCGGTAATGCCGGACGGAACCGCAATGACGACCCGTGGCGGGATAAAATTCATAGGACGTGAAGCTTTGTTGATAAAATACCGCAACATGTCCTCGGTAATTTCAAAATCGGCGATCACACCATCCTTCATAGGGCGAACAGCAATGATATTGGCAGGGGTGCGACCGAGCATTTTTTTCGCTTCCAAGCCTACCGCGCGGACCTTTTTGGAGTTGGCATAAATGGCGACGACGCTCGGTTCATTCATAATAATTCCGCGGTCTTTAGAAAAAACCAACGTATTGGCCGTTCCGAGATCGATTCCAATATCGTGCGACAAAAATCCTAACGCCCGGCTCGCCGAATTCTTTAACTTAGCGCCCAATCTCATTGGATGGTCACAATGAAAATTTTTTCACGATTTTGCAAAGACAATTTACGAAAATTCGAGCAATTATTTTCTTGACAAAATTTTGATAAAATAAGAGGCACGAGCCATGTTATCGCGGGTTCATTCGGGAGCATTAATGGGAATTGAAAGCATTCCGATTGTTGTTGAGGTCAATACCAACCTTCCAGGCGATCCCAAATTTTTGACAGTTGGTTTGCCGGATGCGGCGGTTAGAGAGTCTCAAGAACGGGTTCATTCGGCGCTCCAAAGTAGTGGATTTTCGATGCCGAAAACGCGAACAGTTGTCAATTTGTCCCCGGGGAATCTGCGGAAAGAGGGGGCGCTCTACGACCTACCTATCGCGCTTGGCGTTTTGAGAAGTACGGGACAGGCACTTTTACATCACTTAGAAGACTACATTATTGCGGGTGAGCTCAGCCTGTCGGGCGAGATTTTACCGATTCCAGGGAGTATTGCTCTTGCAATGCAGGCACGGAAATACCATAAGAAGCTCATTTTACCCCTTGCCTCTGCAGAAACCGCGGCCTTTGTAAATAATTTAGAGATTTATGGTGCCCATAATCTTCCAGAGGTTGTTCGATTTTTATCGCGTGAGGAAGAACTACCCCAGGTGAAAACCCACTGGATTCCGGAGTCGGTGTCGTTTGATGTGGACTTCTCCGAAGTGAAAGGACAACAGGCCCTAAAACGAGCCGTCGAAGTGGCTGTCGCGGGAGGACATAATCTCCTAATGGTTGGAACGCCAGGATCGGGAAAATCAATGATCGCGCGCCGTATTCCAACGATCATGCCGCCGCCAACAGTAGAAGAATTTTTAGAAATTCTCGCTGTTTATTCGACCTGCGGACACGTTCATTCGCCGAAAGATATCAAGCGACCATTTCGCGCACCGCACCACACAATCAGCGATATTGGTCTTTTAGGGGGAGGAAAATATCCCACGCCCGGGGAAGTTTCATTGGCCCATAATGGTGTCTTATTTTTGGATGAACTTCCTGAATTTCAACGTGCCACTTTAGAAGTCTTGCGTCAACCTCTAGAAGACGGGTTTGTTTCAATTTCCCGTAACATGGCCAAAGTTGAATTCCCATGTTCGTTAATGCTCATCGCGGCGATGAATCCCTGTCCGTGTGGTTTTTTAGGTGATCCCAAACGTGAATGCATCTGTTCACCGCATCAGATTCAGCGTTACCGTTCGCGAATCAGCGGACCACTGCTTGATCGTATCGATATCCACACCGAAGTTCGGCCGGTTTCGACAGAGGAGTTTCGCGACAAAAATTTGGGGGAACTTTCTGTAACTATCCGGGAACGTATTGTGCGCGCTCGGGAACGTCAATGTGCCCGTAACCCTGCTACGATGTCAACGAATGCTAAACTCAATACCGCGGCCCTTCAGCAATTTTGTGAACTTGATCATGCGGGCGATCAGCTTCTTACTTCGGCGATTGAACGTCTGGGTCTTTCTGCGCGTGCGCATGACCGTATTCTTAAAGTCGCACGTACGATTGCCGATCTTGAGGCTGCCGAAACGATCCGCGAAGAGCATCTTCTAGAGGCCATCCATTACCGTTCACTGGATCGGAAAATTTTTTAAATCAGGCAGCGATATTTTGAATCAGAGAAACCAGCGGCAAAAATAATCCAATAACGATGGTCCCGATGAAAAACGCGAGCATGACAATGAGTAGTGGCTCGATTAGGACCGTTGCCCGTGTCATGAGTTCATTGAGCTCTGCCTCGTAGGTCGTGGCGATCTTTTGCATCATTTCACCGAGGTTTCCGGACTCTTCACCAACTTTAATTAGCCCTTCTGCGACTTCCGGTAAAACGTGTCGCCGGTGTAATGCTTCCGCTAATGAAATTCCCTGTTGTACATCGCGAATCGCCAATGAAAGCTGGTGTTGCATCGCCGTATCGCTGACACTGGCACGTGCCATTTTTAACGATTCAACGACCGAGCATCCACAGAGCAGTAAGTCCCCAAATACACGGGCAAACAACACGATATACCACTTTTGGAGGCAACGTCCAAAAATAGGGAGATGGCGCAGAAGGTCATAGAGTATCCGTTGAAGGGTCGTGTTTTTCCGCATAGCCACGACGGCAAGCATTCCTACCGCAATTGCTACAATGACGATCAATAGGTGATTGGTAATAAAGCGGCTACCGGCGAGAATCCAGGCAGTTAATACCGGAATCGCCTCGGGGCCAACCTGGTCTACGATAACCGTTTCGAATTTCGGAATCACAAAAGTCGTTAGCAGTAAGATAATTGCACTTGAAACTAATAACACCGTTGCGGGGTAAAAGAGCGCTGACAGAACTTTTTTCTTTAAAAAAACTTTCCGTTCTGCCAGATCTGCCATTTTGGCGAGTGTTTCACTTTGTTGTCCCCTGGCTTCACCGGCGCGAATTATTGCGATTTCGGATGCATCAAAATTAACACCGGAGTGAGCGATGGCTTCCGACAGCTGACTACCGCCCTCGATGTGCGCCAAGATATTTTCCAAAAATACGCGTGCATGGCCATTTTCCTGTTCGACAAGTAATGTTAACGAAGAACGAAGATCCATTCCCGCGCCTAGCAAAGTGGAAAGCTGACGGACAATATGTGCCTTTTTTTCGAGCTTCAACGTGATTTTTTGAGGCGACGATGATTGCCGCAATCGAGGTTTATAGCTTTCCGTCGAAGAGATGTCTCTGAGAGTTTTTTTATGCACAGTATTGCCAGTATTTAGAGGTTTCTCCTCGTGATTGACCACTAATTCTGGCGTTGACCGTATGGGGCGTTTTCCCCGAGCGAGTTCCTCTAGTTTGCGCAGTTCGGAGGCGAAATCGACAACCTCTTCCTCGGGGCTAACTGCAGCATTCTCAGTGTTTGAGGACCAACTCCTTTCGAGATTCCTCTGATGTTTTTGCAAGAAACCACGAA from Verrucomicrobiota bacterium includes the following:
- a CDS encoding rod shape-determining protein; amino-acid sequence: MRLGAKLKNSASRALGFLSHDIGIDLGTANTLVFSKDRGIIMNEPSVVAIYANSKKVRAVGLEAKKMLGRTPANIIAVRPMKDGVIADFEITEDMLRYFINKASRPMNFIPPRVVIAVPSGITEVERRAVRESAIHAGARDVLLLQEPMAAAIGVGLPIDEPTASMIVDIGGGTTEVAILSLNGVVFSQSIRIGGDAIDQSIIAYVKKMYNLIIGERTAEEIKIRIGSAAPLDNELELTVKGRDAIIGLPRTIKITSTEVREALREAVSGIVEVIKIALEKCPPELSSDLVDRGVVLAGGGSMIRKLDRAISEATGLPAIVADNPLYAVANGTGMVLQDLGALLADD
- a CDS encoding type II secretion system F family protein, whose translation is MKWRLWFRGFLQKHQRNLERSWSSNTENAAVSPEEEVVDFASELRKLEELARGKRPIRSTPELVVNHEEKPLNTGNTVHKKTLRDISSTESYKPRLRQSSSPQKITLKLEKKAHIVRQLSTLLGAGMDLRSSLTLLVEQENGHARVFLENILAHIEGGSQLSEAIAHSGVNFDASEIAIIRAGEARGQQSETLAKMADLAERKVFLKKKVLSALFYPATVLLVSSAIILLLTTFVIPKFETVIVDQVGPEAIPVLTAWILAGSRFITNHLLIVIVAIAVGMLAVVAMRKNTTLQRILYDLLRHLPIFGRCLQKWYIVLFARVFGDLLLCGCSVVESLKMARASVSDTAMQHQLSLAIRDVQQGISLAEALHRRHVLPEVAEGLIKVGEESGNLGEMMQKIATTYEAELNELMTRATVLIEPLLIVMLAFFIGTIVIGLFLPLVSLIQNIAA
- a CDS encoding YifB family Mg chelatase-like AAA ATPase; its protein translation is MLSRVHSGALMGIESIPIVVEVNTNLPGDPKFLTVGLPDAAVRESQERVHSALQSSGFSMPKTRTVVNLSPGNLRKEGALYDLPIALGVLRSTGQALLHHLEDYIIAGELSLSGEILPIPGSIALAMQARKYHKKLILPLASAETAAFVNNLEIYGAHNLPEVVRFLSREEELPQVKTHWIPESVSFDVDFSEVKGQQALKRAVEVAVAGGHNLLMVGTPGSGKSMIARRIPTIMPPPTVEEFLEILAVYSTCGHVHSPKDIKRPFRAPHHTISDIGLLGGGKYPTPGEVSLAHNGVLFLDELPEFQRATLEVLRQPLEDGFVSISRNMAKVEFPCSLMLIAAMNPCPCGFLGDPKRECICSPHQIQRYRSRISGPLLDRIDIHTEVRPVSTEEFRDKNLGELSVTIRERIVRARERQCARNPATMSTNAKLNTAALQQFCELDHAGDQLLTSAIERLGLSARAHDRILKVARTIADLEAAETIREEHLLEAIHYRSLDRKIF